In one Nicotiana sylvestris chromosome 8, ASM39365v2, whole genome shotgun sequence genomic region, the following are encoded:
- the LOC138875362 gene encoding uncharacterized protein, with protein MPSLNFAKIGIGTERIGHNNVCVRAFDFIKRDKIGEIDLILTIGPADFEVTFQVLDMDTSYNFLLGRPWVYAAGAVSSTLHQIVKFEHEDQEIVVHGEDEQSIYRDPSVPCLKAREGSEHIVYQAFQVVVIDQCEEGILCPQPFLSNASIMVIAEMIKHGYKPGKGLRASLQGITEIITLGTDEKFFGVCFHATETDVTVPMNERAMVLMDEEDAEKTAFTTPWGTYCYRDMSFGLKNAGATYMRDMTAIFHDMMHQGIEVYVGDVITKSRMQDDHVRDLRKFFERLRKYDLKLNPSKCAFGVPSGKLLRFIGEWETRDVKLIPYKKHVENLSKWFKSVGFRYIPHFHNELADALATLASMLPYLGNVHIDPLEIQIRERHGYCNVVEVEPNVQPWYHDIKRFLKTKEYPEQANGDQKRTIRRLANSFFLSGDVLNKKTPDLNLLRCVDSQEAGRIMHEVHAGVCGPHMNGYVLNSHLMREICEQFNITHRNSPYRPKANGAIEAANKNIKKILRKMIQSSRQWHKKLSFALLGYRTTVWTSVRATPYLLVYGTKAVIPAEVEIPSLRIIVEAEIKDSEWVKTRLEQLTLIDEKRMAAISEILGKTSSLWFSQARNNGLKLRGSFLGVLVGISAFQAFQGSSEDLQWSHILLVIESY; from the exons ATGCCCTCTCTTAACTTTGCAAAGATTGGAATTGGGACTGAGAGGATCGGGCATAATAATGTTTGTGTGCGTGCTTTCGATTTTATCAAGAGGGACAAAATAGGGGAAATTGATTTGATCTTGACTATTGGTCCTGCAGATTTCGAAGTGACGTTTCAGGTCTTGGACATGGATACCTCCTATAATTTTCTTTTAGGAAGGCCTTGGGTCTATGCTGCGGGGGCCGTATCTTCTACCCTCCACCAAATAGTGAAGTTTGAACATGAAGATCAGGAAATTGTAGttcatggagaagacgagcagtCAATTTACcgggacccgtcagtcccatgtCTCAAAGCTAGGGAAGGTAGCgagcacatagtctatcaagctttccAGGTTGTGGTCATAGATCAATGCGAGGAAGGAATCCTGTGTCCTCAACCCTTTCTGTcaaatgcatcaatcatggtcaTTGCTGAAATGATCAAGCATGGTTATAAGCCTGGGAAGGGACTcagggcatcattgcaaggtatcaccgAAATTATCACTTTAGGTACCGACGAGAAGTTCTTCGGTGTGTGTTTTCATGCCACAGAAACTGATGTGACAGTGCCAATGAACGAAAGAGCAATG gtcttgatggatgaagaagatgcagaaaagacagccttcaccacaccctggggcacCTATTGCTATAGGGACATgtcttttggtttgaagaatgctggggcaacttatatgagggatATGACtgccatatttcatgacatgatgcaccaaggaatcgaggtgtacgtgggcGATGTGATCACTAAATCCAGAATGCAGGACGACCATGTTCgggacctaagaaagttctttgaACGTTTgcgtaagtatgacttgaagctaaatccatctaagtgtgcatttggagttccatctggcaAACTCTTGAGATTTATA ggagaatgggaaactcgggatgtcaagcttattccatacaAGAAACATGTGGAAAATCTTAGTAAGTGGTTCAAATCAGTCGGGTTTAGGTACATTCCTCATTTCCACAATGAGTTAGCcgatgcactcgctactttggcctcgatgttaCCATATCTAGgcaatgtccacattgaccctttggaaatccaaatccgagaaaggcatggttactgcAATGTGGTTGAGGTGGAACCAAATGtgcagccatggtatcatgatatcaagagatttctgaaaacaaaggaatatcctgagcaagccaatggagaccaaaagagaaccattagaaggcttgcTAACAGTTTCTTCTTGAGCGGGGATGTCTTGAACAAAAAGACTCCAGATCTCAATCTGTTAAGATGTGTGGATTCCCAAGAagctggaagaatcatgcatgaagtacacgcaggagtgtgtggaccccatatgaatggatacgtcctg AATAGCcacttgatgagggagatatgtgagCAATTTAATATCACGCATCGGAAttccccttatcggcccaaagctaatggtgctattgaagcagcaaacaagaacatcaagaagattctgagaaagatgattcaaagttcgaGACAGTGGCATaaaaagttgtcgtttgcattattgggatatcgcactactgtgtgGACATCAGTCAGAGCGACACCCTATCTATTAGTTTATGGCACTAAAgccgtaatacctgcagaagttgaaattccttctctTCGAATCATTGTTGAGGCTGAAATTAAGGAtagtgagtgggtcaagacccgtctAGAGCAGTTAACCTTGATTGACgaaaagcggatggccgca